In Oncorhynchus masou masou isolate Uvic2021 chromosome 28, UVic_Omas_1.1, whole genome shotgun sequence, the DNA window ttccacttcaggagtggagatggagagcgaccgcattacagccgtgcgtaattggccgactccaaccacggtaaaggagttgcagcgttttttggggttttccaattactaccggaggtttatccagggttttgggcaggtggcagctcccattacctcactgctaaaggggggcccggtgcgcttgcagtggtcggctgaggcgatcagggcttttgagcacctgaagactctgtttacctcggtgcctgtgctggctcatccggatccctctttgccattcatagtggaggtggacgcatccgaagctgggataggagcagtgctctctcagcgttcgggtacgccactgaagcttcgcccctgtgctttcttttccaagaaactcagcccggcggagcaaaactatgatgtggggaaccgagagctgttagctgtcgtagaagccttgaaggtgtggaggcattggcttgagggggctaaacacccttttctcatctggactgaccaccgcaatctggagtacatccggcaggcgaagagattgaatcctcgccaggcaaggtgggccatgtttttcactcgttttgtgtttactctttcttacagaccaggctcctagaacgttaaggcagacacattgtctcggctgtatgacacagaggagcggtccaaggatcccactcccatactcccagcttcgtgtcttgtggcgcctgtagtgtgggagcaggacgcggacattgagcgggcgtcacgtgcagagccttctccccctgagtgtccagctggtcgtctgtacgttccgtctgctgtccgcgaccgattgatatattgggctcacacgtcaccctcctctggtcatcctgggataggtcggacgatgcgctgtcttgaaggaAGGTACTGGAgtcccactttagctaaggacgtgaggatttatgtttcttcctgttcggtgtgcgcccagtgcaaggctcctagatacctgcccagaggtaagctacaacctctacccgttcctcaacggccatggtcgcacctgtcggtggattttttgactgatcttccaccttcacagggttacaccacgatcctggtcgttgtggatcggttttcaaagtcctgtcgtctcctccctttgcccggtctccctacggccttacaaactgcagaggccctgtttacacacgttttccggcactatggggtgcttgaggatatagtgtctgatcggggtccccagttcacatcaagggtctggaaggcgttcatggagcgtctggagatctcggttagtcttacctcaggttttcaccccgagagtaatgggcaggtggagagagttaaccaggatgtgggtaggtttctgcggtcttattgccaggatcggctgggggagtgggcgaagttcgtgccctgggcagagatggctcagaactcgctacgtcactcctccactaaccttactccctttcaatgtgtattagggtatcagccggttctggctccttggcatcagagccagaccgaggctcctgcggtggacaattgttttcggcacgctgaggaaacctgggaggcagcccacgtccaccttcagcgtgccataaggcaccagaaaattggcgcagaccgtcgccgcagtgaggccccagtgttcgcaccaggggacagggtctggctctcgacccgaaacctgccccttcgcctgctctgccggaagctgggtccgcggtttgtggggccgtttaaagtcctgaggagagtgaacgaggtatgttataggttacaactacccactcattaccgtaataacccctcgttccatgtgtctctcctcaggccgatggtggctggcccgctccaggaggctgaagtgcgtgatgttcctccacctcctctagacatcgagggggttccggcgtactctgtttgatccattttggattcgagacgtcgggcgaggggccttcagtaccttgtggactgggaggggtacgggccggaggagatatgctgggttccggtggaggacgtgttagatccttccatgttatcagaattccaccgtctccatctggatcgccctgcacctcgccctccgggtcgtccccgaggccggtgtcgacgcgcagctggagccgcgcttcggggggtgtactgtcacgacttctgccgaagtcgttgcctctccttgttcaggcggtgctcggcgttcgacgtcaccggtcttctagccatcattgatccttttttcattttccattggttttgtcttgtcttcccacacacctgttttcaatcccattcattacctgttgtgtatttaaccctctgtttcccctcatgtctttgtcagagattgttttattgtcagtatagtgtgattgttgcataggtgcgcgtcgggtcctcgtacccatgtttggtttgtttgttcatttagtgttatggagcatattcgtggaactttattaaaagactccattttacactcagtttgactctcctgcgcctgacttccctgccacctattacacctatacATGACacatttctattggaaggatttaataatttCCAATTATGTCTACGATAAGTTaaaatgtttatgtttctgtctccatattaTATGGTAAATATATTCAATGCAAAAagcatctacatttaaatggtattaatattaatttgcatatattccccttaattcccatatattcctgttaattcccacggaaagttttcacctctgaatattccccaaaatgtgcaaccctagtaatatcatagtaatactatagtacaCCTGTAGtaataacatagtaatactatagtaatactgtagGTGCAACTCTAACATCCTGGCACTGTTTAGAGTTGATATATCAAATGGTATGTGGAGACCAGACATAAAGtatgtgtcacacacacagaggctacTTGAGGTATTCATAATCAACAAACAGGAATATTTTCAGTTGGAGTAAATGTCAGCATTGGATAATCAATCATTCTGACTTGTCATCTATTCCATACGCAAGCCTTCTTGACTTTGTCTGCATGCAGGGTTGAGGTCCATATCAATTCTGCCATTTGACATTCCTATTTTTTGTATGTATActttttaatctttatttaactaggcaagttaagtTAAAAGCAAATTCAAtcacggcctaccccggccaaacccggacaacgctgggccaatgcgcaccgccctatgggactcccaatcacagccagatgtgatacagcctggattcaaaccaggtactgtCGTGATGgcttttgcactgagatgcagtgccttagaccggtgCGCCACCCAGGAGCATATATTGAAAACTACTCAAAATAATTGCCACTTGCTGAATGAACTGAACTGAAATGGGATTGAGGAGCGGTagaggagcggtagagatactctcaatgatcagctatgaaaagccaactgacatttactcctgaggtgctgacttgctgcaccttcgacaactactgtgattattattatttgactatgctggtcatttatgaacatttgaacatcttggccatgttctgttataatctctacacagcacagccagaagaggactggccaccccacatagcctggtttctctctaggtttcttcctaggttttggcctttctaggcagtttttcctagccactgtgcttctacacctgcattgcttgttgtttggggttttaggctgggtttctgtacagcactttgagatatgagctgataaatttgatttgatttgattgaaccCAAACCAGCTTGCCATTATGCAAAATAAATCCCCAAGGTTCAGCTGGTACAGTAGTCTAACACATAAAATAACAAAGAGCACGGTAGGTAGTAGGTAGCTACAGATGTAGTATTTTAATTTGACTTgtattgtcacagcaaaataatctGTGCGTgcctattttttaaatttattttactaggcaagttagttaagaacaatttcttattttcaatgacggcctaggaacagagggttaactgcctgttcaggggcagaacgtcagatttgtacattgtcagctcggggtttcgaactaacaaccttccggttgctagtccaactctctaaccactaggctaccctgccgccctatgtattcaccccttttgctATGACGCCCCAAAATAAGattgtgcaaccaattaccttcagaagtcacataattagttaaataaagtccacctgtgtgcaatctaagtgtcacatgatctcagtatatatacacatgttctgaaaggccccagagtctgcaacaccactaagcaaggggcaccaccaagcaagcagcaccatgaagaccaaggagctctccaaacaggtcagggacaaagttgtggagaagtacagatcagggttgtgttataaaaaaatatcagaaactttgaatatCCCATGGAGCATCATTAAATCCATTACTGAAAGATGGaatgaatatggcaccacaacaaacctgccgagagagggccgcccaccaaaactcacggacaaagcaaggagggcattaatcagagttaaaacaaagagaccaaagataacccagaaggagctgcaaagctccacagcggagattggagtatctgtccacaggaccacATTAAGCTGTACACTCAACAGAGCTTTACaaaagagtggccagaaaaaaagccattgcttaaagaaaaaaataagcaaacacgttttgTGTTCGCCATacggcatgtgggagactccccaaaaatatggaagaaggtactctggtcagatgagactaaaattgagctttttgtccATCAAGGGAAACGCAATGTCTGTAAAGACCGATGCCGGACAGGAGAAGCAGGAATGAGGAGTCAGAAATTTATTCGGGAACAGACAAggaaacaagacaggaacagcatcAGAACACGGGTAACACGGACATGAAACAATTAATCCCAAAACAGGGAACAGAGcttgggaacagacagatatagggaaggtaatgacacaagtaattgagTCCACGTGAGTCCAATGATCGCTGATGCATGTtaaggcaggtgtgcgtactgATGGTGGCTTGAGTGCGTAATGCTCTcaccgagaacaccatccccagcatgatgctgccatggtggtggcagcatcatgctgtggggatgttttttatcatcagggactgggaaactggtcagaattgaaggaatgatggatggtgctaaaaacagggaaattcttgagggaaacctgtttcagtcttccagagatttgagactgtgatggaggttcaccttccagcaggacaatgatactaagcatactgctaaagcaacactcgggtggtttaaggggaaacatttaaatgtcttggaatggccatTTGGGAATGATATGATTGTACATGTCATCaaaatgtctccatgtctctacTGCACTGTCTAGGTTGAAGTTACTTCTAtataaggcatgatttatatccCATTGATACTTAATTCTACCATATAGTTAGTACTGTATAACTGACCACACAACCTGGGACTGTTAGTCAAGACCCAGGCGCTTTTATCCAAAGATAAAAAGGGAAACAGACAACTATTGTCACACGACCACACAGCAGGAAAGAAATTCTACCTGACGTTTGAATTATATCCATTTCTGGTTGTAAACTGTTTTTCAGGTTTTGAAGATGTCATAAAACCAGATTCTGACCAATTGGTCTCTATTTCAACCAGGTAAAGACGCCTTTTTCATGACGAGATCAAGACATGGGAAAGACAATGACACACCCGTTGCTGATGTATTTTTCTGGTTTAAAACATTGTTTACCCTGGTTAACCCAGGTTTTGTAGATGGGTTAGCATTGTTACAACTCTAAAGTAGTGTCTTTAGCTGTGTTAGCCTGTTAGCTCTaaagagaggttggagaggttggGGAGGTTGGGGAgtgtagagccttgcggttgtcCCGGAGGATGCTGTCCAGGCCGTTGAGCTGACGTAGGAAGCCCCGGTTGGGGATTACGCCACGGTGGTCCTTCACTGCCTTGATGGCCTCCACCAGGGTCAGGTTCTGACGGATCATCAGGTAGGCCAGAACCAGCGTGGCCGAACGACTCACACCCACCGCACAGTGCACCAGCACCTTAcctagaggggggagggggtaagGACAGAGAAGTAGGgtaggcgggagagagagagagagagggaaggagggagagggagggaggtacagaaagagagagagatgaggacgtGTTGACCTCCAGGGCAATAGTACACACACAGGAACATCTGAACAGATCAACAGGTGTGGGATGAATATTTATAGATGGTGTGCACCTAAGTACGTGTtaaggtgtatgtgtgtgcagaTGTGaaggtgtgtatgtgtttttgtgtgtgtgtgtctgcgtgaaCTACTGCATGCGAGGGGGGCCATGCTTGAATTGTTGCAGGTGAATCGATTGTGCTGACTCAAGCCTCGGTTTTGCTGAGTGTGttgagtgtatgtgtgagagagagaggaagacaaattGACTCACCACCGCTGCTGAGGGCTCTGTGCATGAATTCTGCAGCGGGGTAGAAGTTGACACTCATGTCGAAGGAGGGCGTGTCGTGGGCCTCGATGCCCTGGTAGGTGATGTCCATGCCAGCGTAGTACTCCGCCCCACCGCGCCACTTACTCTGGGCACAGTTCAGGATGTGGGTGATGCCAAGCCTTGCCAGCTCACGCCGGTCTGATGCAATGTCTCTGCAGTACAGTTGGGTTGGGGAGGGCAATCAGTAAATTGATCAATTATTCAAGCAACCAATCACAAAATTAGCTGAAATTCAGAAATTCAGATCTCTTATGTCTAAAAAATGTTTGGATATCATATTAGACTTAGGAAAAAGCACAATGTTTTGCAGGCTAGGTTACTCACTGGTCTCCAATGTAGAGCCTGGGCCAGACCTCGTCGGCATGGTTACACGCTGTTTTCCCAGTGTAGAGGAGCCGTTCCAGCTCAGACACTGTTAGCACCGGGGACCCGCGCCCCGAATCTTTCCTGTTGGGAGATCTCGAGCTGCTCCGGGATCGGGAGAACCGGGACATGAACGCCATCTGGGGCGTGTGCTTCTGGtagaaaaataatacatttttgttGGTTGCGTTCCAGACCATCAATATCACAGCAGCATGCGCATATGACAAGATTGGTTTATCAGCTCTGTTAATGGTTCCTAAGACGTTAAATGCTTCTCAAGCCATTATGAGATATGTTTATCTACACAACGTTACTTTGTTAACAATATTTAATACTCGATATGTAATTGCCAAAAACGTGGCCCACTCATGTAGCCTATGAGTGAATAGATTTCGTTAATCAGAAAACATATTTGTGTTGTTGCGTGCATATGCTGGTGAAATCACCATCAGATAACACAATTGGCTTGCAGAGCAAAAACATAGCTATGTGAACATAGAAAGAATATCCACGTTTCAACGGTGGGCGACATTTCTCTCTGCAATAATACGAGAGCGAATAATCAACATTAAAGCGCATCTATTTCTCTGATTCGCTTGAATTTCTTTGTCTGATTATTCTCGAGTTTATGCTTGATGCTACACAGTATTAATTACAGTTATCTACACAATGCCTTACATCTTCTAACAACAGTACAAACCGGAGGAGAAAAAAATCCCACAATAAGAATCATTCACCTTCTTCCTTCTCGTTTCACTTTTCTATCTCTCGAGcgtcacccctcctctcctcacgcgACTACAGGGCGCCCATACTATCCGCCATGTTCCTCGCCTATTGAACATGATACAGCAACAGTGGGATGTACAATTATGTAAAAATCATCAATAAACCCGGACCATATTTGACCATAAACAGGGTCACAGCAACACATTACGTACCAGGCAAATTTAAGATAACACAAATTTTTCCTCAATATTGTAGCATACCTATGTTATTACTTTATTATGTTTACGAAACATTGTTTTGATAGCAACTAATTCGATTATTAGATTATATTACAGAAAGGGGCTTTTCACTAATGATACTGACCAATAAAACATTTAGTATAATAATATTCAATAAAGGCTGCTATAGATGATGAAGGGTACAATAGTTTAGACCAAAACACAACaacatggcaggtagcctagctgttaagAGGTTggtccagtaactgaaaggttgctgattCGAATCCCAAGCTAACTAGGTGAataatctgtcaatgtgcccttgagcaaggcacttaaccctaattgcgccTGTAAGTTACTTGTccactaaatgactaaaatgttacTTGGCAATGATGCCCTTTAtcagtcagatgaacttgtggataccatttgtatgtctctgtgtgcagtatgaaggaagttagaggtacactacatcaccaaaagtatgtggacaccccttcaaattggtggatttggctatttcagacacactcgttgctgacagctgtataaaatcgagcacaccgccatgcaatatccatagacaaacattggcagtagaatggccttactgaagagctcagtgactttcaacatggcactgtcataggatgcaacCTTTCCAACTAGTCAGTTTGTCAACTTTCTGCCCTGATagaactgccccggtcaactgtaagcgctgttattgtgaagtagaaacagTTAGGAGCGAAGTGATAGGCCTCAGAAGCTCACAGAATGCACCGCAGAGTGCTGAGGCACGTAGAGCGGTTCCAGTCGTAGTCCCAAACTGCCACGGTAGCAAGGTCAGCATAAGAGCTGTTCGTTGGGaccttaatgaaatgggtttccagcagccgcacacaagcctaagatcaccatgtgcaatgccaagcgtcggctggagtgatgtaaagctcgccgccattggactctggagcagtggaaacgtgttctctggagggatggatcacgcttcaccatctggcagtccgatgtaCGAATTGTGCtttagcggatgccaggagaTCGCTACCTGCCCCCATGGTTCGggcaccttagttccagtgaagggaaatctattgtattaaaaaatatttaaaaatccCCCCttttttcgtgatatccaattggtagatGCAGTCTTGttccattgctgcaactcccgtatggactcaggagaggcaaaggtcaagagccatgcatcctctgaaacacgaccctgccaagccacactgcttcttgacactatgctcgcttaacctggatgtcagccgcaccaatgtgtcggaggaaacacaactggcgaccgtgtcagagTGCATGCTAGAGCATAATGGGACAAGGGCATCCCAGACAGCCAAACTCTTCCCTAGCCCAgacgatgctggaccaattgtgcaccgcctcatgggtaTCCCGGTCGACTGCGAcacagcccaggatcaaacccaggtctgtagtaacacctcaagcactgcgatgcaggaCACAATagtgcagtgccttaaaccactgtgccactcaggaggcccagtgaagggaaatcttaaagctatagcatacaatgacattctaggcgATTCTATGCTTCCtactttgtagcaacagtttgggaaggtcctttcctgtttcagtatgacaatgctcccgtgcacaaagtgaggtccatatagaaatggtttgtcgagatcattgtagaagaacttgactggcctggacagagccctgacctcaacctcattgaacaactttgagatgaattggaacaccaactgcgagcctggcctaatcgcacaacatcagtgcccgagctcactaatgctcttgtggctgaatggaagcaagtcacgtcagcaatgttccaacatctagtggaaagccatcccagaaaagtggaggctgttatagcagtaaaggggggaccaacttcatattaatgcctatgattttggaatgagatgttcaacgagtaggtttccacatacttttggccatgtagtgtatttttAAGAGCCAA includes these proteins:
- the LOC135518213 gene encoding dual specificity protein phosphatase 26-like, translating into MAFMSRFSRSRSSSRSPNRKDSGRGSPVLTVSELERLLYTGKTACNHADEVWPRLYIGDQDIASDRRELARLGITHILNCAQSKWRGGAEYYAGMDITYQGIEAHDTPSFDMSVNFYPAAEFMHRALSSGGKVLVHCAVGVSRSATLVLAYLMIRQNLTLVEAIKAVKDHRGVIPNRGFLRQLNGLDSILRDNRKALHSPTSPTSPTSL